A single region of the Chlamydiota bacterium genome encodes:
- the topA gene encoding DNA topoisomerase 1: MSKALIIVESPAKIKSLKKFLQRGYLIESSVGHIIDLPQKKFGIDFEKD, encoded by the coding sequence ATGTCAAAAGCATTAATTATTGTAGAGTCCCCTGCAAAGATCAAGTCGTTGAAAAAGTTTTTACAACGTGGTTATTTGATTGAATCTAGCGTGGGACATATTATCGACCTGCCACAAAAAAAGTTTGGCATCGACTTTGAAAAAGATTT